From the Oleiharenicola lentus genome, one window contains:
- a CDS encoding xylose operon transcription regulator XylR, giving the protein MPHRRKVALLIETSNTYARELLHGIRAWLREQKPWNIRLSEQGRGAGLPGWLAGWRGDGIIARVTSRRMASALRDTGLPVVDVAAALPEPVFPRVATDSRAATRLALDHLMERGFRHFAYCGDERFWWSGLREQYFEQQVRATGRTCGLFRLGKPRVTADGEQHELVAWLRELPKPVGILTCYDVCGQQVLEACSEAELAVPEQVAVIGVHNDELLCDLCEPPLTSVIPNARRAGYEAASLLARLMEGERVPVEARLIEPVGVAQRQSTDVVAVNDPKVSAAVRFIRANVDSGIDVSDVLRAVPMSRTLLERRFKSLLGHTPHEHILRTRLARVRAMLVETDLPVALIAERTGFEHTEYLSVAFRRETGLTPSAYRQRHRR; this is encoded by the coding sequence ATGCCCCATCGGCGCAAAGTCGCGCTGCTCATCGAGACCTCGAACACGTATGCCCGTGAACTGTTGCACGGCATCCGCGCCTGGTTGCGTGAGCAGAAACCATGGAACATTCGCTTATCCGAGCAGGGTCGCGGGGCGGGTCTGCCGGGTTGGCTGGCTGGTTGGCGGGGCGATGGCATCATTGCGCGCGTCACGAGCCGACGAATGGCCTCCGCGTTACGAGATACAGGACTGCCGGTCGTAGATGTGGCGGCCGCATTGCCTGAGCCGGTTTTCCCGCGGGTGGCGACCGACAGCCGGGCGGCGACTCGACTGGCGCTCGATCATCTGATGGAGCGGGGCTTCCGTCATTTTGCCTATTGCGGCGATGAGCGTTTCTGGTGGTCCGGGTTGCGCGAGCAGTATTTCGAGCAACAGGTTCGGGCCACCGGTCGGACCTGTGGTCTTTTCCGATTGGGAAAACCCCGGGTCACCGCGGATGGTGAGCAGCACGAACTCGTCGCGTGGCTGCGCGAACTGCCCAAGCCCGTGGGTATCCTGACCTGTTACGACGTCTGCGGCCAGCAGGTGCTGGAGGCATGCAGCGAAGCGGAGTTGGCCGTGCCGGAACAGGTTGCCGTGATCGGAGTGCATAACGACGAACTCCTGTGCGACCTCTGCGAACCGCCGCTGACCAGCGTGATCCCGAATGCGAGGCGGGCCGGCTACGAGGCGGCCTCCCTGCTGGCCCGGTTGATGGAAGGAGAGCGGGTGCCGGTTGAGGCCCGGTTGATTGAGCCGGTCGGCGTGGCCCAACGGCAGTCCACCGACGTGGTCGCCGTGAACGACCCGAAGGTATCCGCCGCCGTTCGCTTTATTCGGGCGAACGTCGATTCGGGCATCGACGTCAGCGATGTGCTGCGGGCCGTGCCCATGTCGCGCACATTGCTGGAGCGTCGATTCAAGTCATTGCTTGGCCACACGCCGCATGAGCACATCCTGCGCACGCGGTTGGCGCGGGTGCGAGCGATGTTGGTCGAGACTGATTTGCCGGTTGCGCTGATCGCGGAGCGCACGGGCTTCGAGCATACCGAATACCTCAGTGTAGCTTTCCGACGGGAAACGGGTCTGACGCCCAGTGCCTATCGCCAGCGTCACCGTCGATAA
- a CDS encoding VOC family protein: MNHQGLDHLAIAVPSTEEALKIWRDRLGFPVVCSEVVNGGAIRLTHLDLGNTHLQLVEPLKPDHPLQAWLAQNGPGLHHFCLKVSDVGTSRELLRAAGLAGEATPHQGTLGKRALFLTKSATQGVQVEVTGA; this comes from the coding sequence ATGAACCATCAAGGCCTCGACCACCTCGCCATCGCCGTTCCATCCACGGAAGAAGCGCTCAAAATCTGGCGCGACCGCCTCGGCTTCCCCGTCGTCTGCAGCGAAGTCGTCAACGGTGGCGCCATCCGCCTCACCCACCTCGACCTCGGCAACACCCACCTGCAACTCGTGGAGCCCCTGAAGCCGGATCACCCGCTCCAGGCGTGGCTCGCGCAGAACGGCCCCGGCCTCCATCACTTTTGTTTGAAAGTGTCCGACGTCGGCACCTCGCGCGAACTGCTACGGGCCGCCGGCCTCGCGGGCGAAGCCACCCCTCATCAGGGCACCCTCGGCAAGCGCGCCCTCTTCCTGACCAAATCCGCCACCCAAGGCGTGCAAGTGGAGGTAACCGGTGCCTGA
- a CDS encoding ankyrin repeat domain-containing protein, which yields MPALSGAADGPALAAAMEKRDRQEVTRLLAAGADVDAAQPDGMTALLWAAYLDDTDMARGLIAAGAAPDRTNRYGFTPLLFACRNGNAELVAALLTAGSDPQKAEPAGESPLLAAARVGKSGPVRALLAAGVPPDAGLPGGQTPLMWAAADGHTEVVNVLLAAGADLNARLASGFNAWLFAVRGGHTATVQALLRAGADLNYVTAPERKPGGKQPPAGTSALIVAIENGHFELAAQLVDLGADPNDLRSHHAPLHVLTWVRKPDISEMNGDPPPDGSGRLSSLDLAKHLVARGAKVDLRLTAAAKGQGRYAREGCTPLLLAADRADAAYVKLLVSLGADPTAHNVEGANALMLACGLGNGAEQDEAGTEAEALETVAYLLELGLDPNAVTKSGETAMHGAAYAFFPKVMELLDGRGARIEVWNRPNEHGWTPLRIAEGHRFGNFKPSYEVMTVLHRLMKTHGVEIPPPMERAKPKGYQAP from the coding sequence ATGCCCGCGCTCTCTGGCGCAGCGGATGGACCAGCGCTGGCCGCCGCCATGGAAAAGCGGGATCGGCAGGAAGTGACCCGGTTGCTTGCTGCCGGCGCGGACGTCGACGCCGCGCAGCCCGACGGAATGACGGCTCTGCTTTGGGCCGCCTATCTTGACGACACGGACATGGCCAGGGGCCTGATCGCGGCGGGTGCGGCTCCCGATCGCACCAACCGCTATGGTTTCACTCCGCTGCTTTTCGCCTGTCGCAATGGCAACGCCGAATTGGTGGCCGCCCTGCTGACGGCCGGATCGGATCCGCAAAAGGCGGAGCCTGCAGGGGAGAGTCCATTGCTGGCCGCTGCGCGCGTGGGAAAGAGCGGCCCGGTGCGCGCCCTGCTCGCCGCCGGTGTTCCCCCCGATGCCGGACTGCCGGGTGGGCAGACTCCGCTGATGTGGGCCGCGGCCGACGGGCACACCGAAGTCGTGAATGTCCTGTTGGCCGCAGGCGCGGATCTCAACGCGCGCCTGGCCTCGGGCTTCAATGCCTGGTTGTTTGCGGTCCGCGGTGGTCACACCGCCACCGTGCAGGCGTTGCTGCGCGCCGGAGCAGACCTGAATTACGTCACGGCTCCGGAGAGGAAACCGGGCGGCAAGCAGCCGCCGGCGGGCACCAGTGCATTGATCGTGGCGATTGAAAACGGGCACTTCGAACTAGCCGCGCAGCTGGTGGACCTCGGCGCCGATCCCAACGACCTCCGTTCTCACCATGCACCGCTCCATGTGCTGACGTGGGTAAGGAAACCGGACATCAGCGAAATGAACGGTGACCCCCCTCCCGATGGCAGTGGACGGCTTTCGAGTCTGGATCTGGCGAAGCACCTTGTCGCCCGGGGCGCCAAGGTGGATCTGCGCCTGACGGCCGCCGCGAAAGGACAGGGTCGATACGCGCGGGAAGGTTGCACTCCGCTGCTGCTGGCGGCCGATCGCGCGGACGCCGCCTACGTCAAGTTGCTCGTAAGTCTCGGGGCCGATCCGACCGCCCACAACGTGGAGGGCGCCAACGCGCTGATGCTGGCCTGCGGGCTGGGCAACGGGGCCGAGCAGGACGAGGCTGGCACCGAAGCCGAGGCATTGGAGACGGTGGCCTATCTGCTCGAACTCGGCCTGGATCCGAATGCGGTGACAAAGAGCGGGGAAACGGCGATGCATGGCGCGGCCTACGCCTTTTTCCCAAAAGTGATGGAACTGCTCGATGGGCGCGGTGCGCGTATCGAGGTTTGGAACCGCCCGAACGAGCACGGTTGGACGCCGCTCCGGATTGCAGAGGGGCATCGGTTCGGCAATTTCAAGCCTTCCTACGAAGTGATGACTGTCTTGCATCGGTTGATGAAAACCCATGGCGTGGAGATTCCGCCGCCCATGGAACGGGCCAAACCTAAGGGCTACCAAGCGCCCTGA
- a CDS encoding DUF1552 domain-containing protein, with the protein MIITKKALPRRTFLRGLGASLALPLLDAMIPAATAAVLTPARPVRRLGYVFMPMGCDQSRWIPARTGALNELPPILESLNPHKEHITVISNLELRNAYPGSHATSNAAFLSAAKAKHTEGSDYYLGTTADQLAAREIGHETQLPSLELSMDMLQTTGQCDNGFACVYQNNLSWSSPTTPLPSEAHPRVVFERLFGEGGSQAERQAALRRRASLLDLVADDLASLKLDLGAGDRARINDYLETVREVERRIQRAEADTSAGRLPPDLERPLSAPALYADHARLMFDLQVLAWQGDITRVITFQLARETSNRTYPEIGVPDPHHPLSHHGNDPEKIARMAKINAHHVSLFSYFLDRLRNTPDGDGSLLDHSALLYGSGIGNPNVHDHSELPIIVAGGGVAGLKHGRHIRYDQPTPLANLHLTLLDKVGVAIDSFADSNGRTHELFTPLSV; encoded by the coding sequence ATGATCATCACCAAAAAGGCGCTTCCCCGGCGCACCTTCCTCCGCGGTCTTGGCGCCAGCCTGGCGCTGCCGCTGCTCGACGCCATGATTCCCGCGGCCACCGCCGCCGTGCTGACTCCGGCCCGACCTGTCCGCCGCCTGGGCTACGTCTTCATGCCGATGGGCTGCGACCAGTCGCGGTGGATTCCGGCGCGCACCGGAGCGCTCAATGAGCTGCCCCCGATCCTAGAGTCGCTCAATCCGCACAAGGAACACATAACCGTCATCTCAAACCTTGAGCTGCGCAATGCCTACCCCGGTTCGCATGCGACCTCCAACGCCGCCTTCCTCAGTGCGGCCAAGGCGAAGCACACCGAAGGTTCCGATTACTACCTGGGCACGACGGCCGACCAACTCGCGGCGCGGGAGATCGGCCATGAGACCCAGTTGCCGTCGCTCGAGCTCTCGATGGACATGCTGCAGACGACCGGCCAGTGCGACAACGGCTTCGCCTGCGTTTATCAGAACAACCTGTCTTGGTCCTCGCCCACGACCCCGCTGCCTTCCGAAGCGCACCCGCGGGTGGTGTTCGAGCGACTTTTTGGCGAGGGCGGAAGCCAGGCCGAACGTCAGGCGGCGCTTCGACGCCGCGCCAGCTTGCTCGACCTGGTGGCCGATGATCTCGCCAGCCTCAAGCTCGATCTAGGTGCCGGGGATCGGGCGCGGATCAATGACTATCTGGAGACAGTGCGCGAGGTCGAACGCCGTATTCAGCGGGCGGAGGCTGACACCTCCGCCGGCCGTCTCCCGCCGGACCTCGAGCGACCGCTCAGCGCCCCAGCGCTCTACGCCGATCATGCGCGGCTCATGTTCGATCTGCAGGTGCTGGCCTGGCAGGGCGACATCACGCGCGTCATCACCTTTCAGCTCGCTCGAGAAACGAGCAATCGCACTTACCCGGAGATAGGGGTGCCCGATCCCCATCATCCGCTGTCCCACCACGGTAACGATCCGGAGAAGATCGCCCGGATGGCGAAGATCAACGCGCACCATGTTTCCCTTTTTTCCTACTTCCTCGACCGGCTGCGGAACACGCCCGACGGCGACGGAAGCCTGCTCGACCATTCCGCTCTGCTCTACGGCAGCGGTATCGGCAACCCCAACGTCCATGATCACAGCGAGCTGCCAATCATCGTGGCCGGTGGTGGTGTGGCCGGTCTCAAGCATGGGCGGCACATCCGCTACGACCAGCCCACGCCGCTGGCCAACCTGCACCTCACTCTGCTCGACAAGGTCGGAGTGGCGATCGATTCATTCGCGGACAGCAACGGCCGGACCCACGAACTGTTCACGCCGCTGAGCGTGTGA
- a CDS encoding Gfo/Idh/MocA family protein: MCSASASPRLKGVCIGAGYFSHFQYEAWSRLPEVEIVAFSNRDAAKAAEITAKFGLTKCYTDYREMFDREKPDFVDIITPPPSHQAICAEAAKRGIHIICQKPLGPSLAVAREIVADAARAGVKFMVHENFRFQPWHREIRRQIAAGAIGDKLHSLYFRSRMGDGWGENAYIPRQPYFRDYPRLLVYETGVHYIDTFRYLAGDISRVTAFLRRLNPIIKGEDCGLLIFEFANGAVGQWDANRFNEPACPVTEARYTFGEFLVEGNGGSLRLYLDGRITLKPLGGEERPVDYKHERRGFAGDCCYLAQRHFTDCLLTGAPCETSGEEYLKTMAIQEAMYASAAQRGPVDIRS, from the coding sequence ATGTGTTCCGCTTCTGCTTCCCCCCGACTGAAAGGCGTCTGCATCGGCGCCGGTTACTTCAGCCACTTTCAATACGAAGCCTGGTCCCGCCTTCCCGAGGTCGAGATCGTTGCCTTCAGCAACCGCGATGCGGCCAAGGCCGCAGAGATCACAGCGAAATTCGGCCTGACGAAATGCTACACCGACTACCGGGAGATGTTCGACCGCGAGAAGCCCGATTTCGTGGACATAATCACGCCGCCGCCCTCCCATCAGGCCATCTGCGCCGAGGCCGCGAAACGTGGCATCCATATCATCTGCCAGAAGCCCCTTGGCCCCTCACTCGCCGTCGCCCGGGAAATCGTCGCCGACGCCGCGCGCGCGGGCGTGAAATTCATGGTGCACGAGAATTTCCGCTTCCAGCCCTGGCACCGTGAGATCAGGCGCCAGATCGCGGCGGGCGCCATCGGCGACAAGCTCCATTCCCTGTATTTCCGCTCGCGCATGGGCGACGGCTGGGGTGAGAACGCCTACATCCCCCGCCAGCCTTACTTCCGCGACTACCCCCGGCTTCTCGTCTACGAAACCGGCGTCCACTACATCGACACCTTCCGTTACCTGGCCGGCGACATCAGCCGCGTAACCGCTTTCCTTCGCCGCCTCAACCCCATCATCAAGGGCGAGGACTGCGGCCTGCTCATCTTTGAATTCGCCAACGGAGCCGTCGGCCAGTGGGACGCCAACCGCTTCAACGAGCCCGCCTGCCCCGTCACCGAGGCCCGCTACACCTTCGGCGAATTCCTCGTGGAAGGCAATGGCGGCAGCCTCCGCCTCTATCTCGACGGCCGGATCACCTTGAAGCCGCTTGGCGGGGAGGAGCGACCGGTGGACTACAAACACGAACGCCGCGGCTTTGCCGGCGACTGCTGCTATCTCGCTCAGCGCCATTTCACCGACTGCCTTCTCACCGGTGCCCCCTGCGAAACGAGCGGCGAGGAATACCTCAAGACCATGGCCATCCAGGAGGCCATGTATGCTTCGGCCGCCCAGCGCGGTCCCGTCGATATCCGTTCCTGA
- a CDS encoding MFS transporter: protein MIPKRYLVVCATFLLSVLLYVDRVCVSTAKGQITHDLGLTDTQFGWVMSSFAIGYALFQTPSGMLADKLGARKILTAIVASWSIFTGLSAVAWNYGSMLVIRFLFGAGEAGAFPGMARTVYSWIPTQERGLVKGINFSGSRLGAAFALPVLGITVESLGWKLTFAILMVIGCGWSLAWWLWFRDDPSEHNGISAQELAYIRANRQGGAAPPVSGRLPLGHMFRSSSLWLMMTQYLFSNFTAFFCLTWLYPHIKGTYNLSAGGAGLYAMVPLLCGAAGNIFSGWLVDRIYASGHRHLSRKLPAIAGFLLTAVGMIISVQQTSVGPAVFWLSVAVFGVDMILSPSWSFCIDIGGQHAGQVSGTMNMAGNIGSAIIGPAFPFLLHLTGSADVFFYLIAVFSVLAALCWVVVDPSRKIAPPSPA, encoded by the coding sequence ATGATACCCAAACGTTACCTTGTCGTCTGCGCGACCTTTCTGCTCTCAGTTCTGCTTTATGTGGATCGCGTTTGTGTCTCAACGGCCAAGGGTCAGATCACCCATGATCTTGGTCTGACTGATACGCAGTTTGGTTGGGTTATGTCATCCTTTGCGATCGGTTACGCTCTGTTTCAGACGCCCTCCGGCATGCTGGCCGACAAGCTCGGCGCACGAAAGATCCTCACCGCCATCGTCGCGTCGTGGTCCATCTTCACCGGACTGAGTGCCGTCGCATGGAACTACGGCTCCATGCTGGTGATCCGTTTCCTTTTCGGTGCCGGTGAGGCCGGGGCTTTCCCCGGCATGGCAAGGACAGTGTATTCTTGGATTCCCACCCAAGAACGCGGTTTGGTAAAGGGCATCAATTTCTCCGGCTCGCGCCTCGGCGCCGCTTTCGCCCTACCTGTGCTGGGCATCACCGTCGAGTCACTCGGATGGAAGCTGACTTTCGCCATCCTCATGGTCATCGGCTGCGGATGGTCCCTCGCATGGTGGCTCTGGTTCCGCGATGATCCATCCGAGCACAACGGCATCAGCGCGCAAGAACTGGCATACATTCGCGCCAATCGTCAGGGCGGCGCCGCCCCGCCCGTCTCCGGCCGCCTGCCGCTCGGGCATATGTTTCGGTCCAGCTCCCTGTGGCTGATGATGACCCAGTATCTCTTCTCCAATTTTACTGCCTTCTTCTGCCTAACCTGGCTTTACCCGCACATTAAGGGCACCTATAATCTCTCCGCCGGCGGCGCGGGGCTCTATGCCATGGTCCCCCTGCTCTGCGGAGCAGCCGGCAACATATTCTCTGGCTGGCTGGTGGACAGGATCTATGCAAGCGGACACCGCCATCTGTCGCGTAAGCTCCCCGCCATCGCCGGGTTCCTACTCACCGCCGTGGGCATGATCATCAGTGTTCAGCAAACCTCCGTCGGCCCAGCCGTCTTCTGGCTATCAGTCGCGGTGTTCGGCGTGGACATGATCCTCAGCCCGTCGTGGTCGTTCTGCATCGACATCGGCGGCCAGCACGCCGGCCAGGTCTCAGGCACCATGAACATGGCCGGCAACATCGGCTCCGCCATCATCGGCCCCGCCTTCCCGTTCTTGCTGCACCTAACGGGGAGCGCCGATGTCTTTTTCTACCTGATCGCAGTTTTCAGCGTGCTTGCCGCCCTGTGCTGGGTCGTCGTCGATCCTTCCCGCAAAATCGCCCCCCCCTCCCCTGCCTGA
- a CDS encoding cyclase family protein, giving the protein MNRLIDLTMPLRPGMRGVETEPKFTVGANGWNAATWHLYSHAGTHMDAQIHFAAGPETIDQHTPARCMGPAWVVRQPGLAPKSLHTVAGLGAVADQFQSGDSLLLHTGWSAHVDNPAVYRDGLPRISEELARWCVAKKVKLLGVEPPSVADVSNLPEVTLIHQILLSGGVTIVEGLTNLDLLKTDRVFFAALPLRLAGGDGCPVRAFAAEGPLPDWDFTPTP; this is encoded by the coding sequence ATGAACCGCCTCATCGACCTCACCATGCCCCTGCGCCCCGGCATGCGCGGCGTGGAAACCGAACCCAAATTCACCGTCGGGGCCAACGGCTGGAACGCCGCCACCTGGCACCTCTATTCCCACGCCGGCACGCACATGGACGCACAGATCCATTTCGCCGCCGGCCCCGAGACCATTGATCAGCACACCCCCGCCCGCTGCATGGGCCCGGCGTGGGTCGTGCGCCAACCCGGTCTCGCCCCCAAGTCCCTCCACACCGTCGCCGGCCTCGGCGCCGTCGCGGACCAATTCCAGTCCGGTGACAGCCTCCTGCTCCACACCGGCTGGAGCGCCCACGTGGACAACCCCGCCGTTTATCGCGATGGCCTCCCGCGCATCTCCGAAGAACTCGCCCGCTGGTGCGTAGCGAAGAAGGTCAAGCTCCTCGGCGTTGAGCCGCCCTCCGTGGCCGACGTGTCGAATCTGCCCGAGGTCACACTCATTCACCAGATTCTCCTCTCTGGCGGCGTCACTATCGTCGAAGGTCTGACCAACCTTGACCTGTTGAAGACCGACCGTGTCTTTTTTGCCGCTCTCCCCCTCCGACTCGCCGGCGGCGACGGCTGCCCCGTGCGAGCCTTTGCTGCCGAGGGTCCGCTGCCCGACTGGGACTTTACACCCACCCCATGA
- a CDS encoding isocitrate/isopropylmalate dehydrogenase family protein: MIKFDISILPGDGIGPEVVAASLDVLRAAETRLRGVRFECTELSVGAGEYLKNGDPLPGSAIARMKQADAILLGAMGLPSVRWPNGVEMTPQIDIREKLDLYNGVRPIKLYHESHSPLKGYGGVNGKPIDFVIIRENCEGLFSERLTPRPAGRDFETDTLKITRRGAERVCREAFKLARTRRKHCTLVDKANVLPSMAFFRKVFDEVAAEFPDVQTDRVYIDAMALFLVQRPHTFDVMVTENMFGDILSDLAAGLVGGMGMAPSADLGDEYGLFQPSHGTAPTIAGKGIANPVATILSLAMLLDWLDHPETKRAARLIEQAVARVCGDPANRTADLGGSLGTRAITEKIIAALE; encoded by the coding sequence ATGATCAAATTTGACATCTCCATCCTGCCCGGTGACGGCATCGGCCCCGAAGTGGTCGCAGCCAGTCTAGATGTCCTGCGCGCCGCGGAAACCCGGCTGCGGGGCGTTCGCTTTGAGTGCACCGAGTTGTCGGTGGGCGCGGGCGAATACTTGAAAAACGGCGACCCACTGCCGGGTTCGGCCATCGCCCGCATGAAACAGGCCGACGCCATCCTCCTCGGCGCCATGGGCCTCCCCTCCGTGCGCTGGCCCAATGGGGTCGAGATGACCCCGCAGATCGACATCCGCGAAAAACTCGACCTCTACAACGGCGTCCGCCCGATCAAGCTCTACCACGAATCGCACTCGCCGCTGAAGGGATATGGCGGCGTCAACGGCAAACCGATCGATTTCGTCATCATCCGGGAAAACTGTGAAGGCCTCTTCTCCGAACGTCTCACGCCGCGTCCCGCAGGGCGCGACTTCGAGACCGACACCTTGAAGATCACCCGCCGCGGCGCCGAGCGCGTCTGTCGCGAAGCTTTCAAGCTCGCCCGCACTCGCCGCAAGCATTGCACCCTAGTGGACAAGGCGAATGTCCTGCCTTCGATGGCCTTTTTCCGGAAAGTCTTCGACGAAGTCGCCGCCGAGTTTCCGGATGTTCAGACCGACCGGGTCTACATCGACGCCATGGCGCTATTTCTCGTCCAGCGCCCTCACACTTTCGACGTGATGGTCACGGAGAACATGTTCGGAGACATCCTTTCCGACCTCGCCGCCGGCCTGGTCGGCGGCATGGGCATGGCGCCGTCGGCCGACCTCGGCGACGAATACGGACTGTTCCAACCTTCCCACGGCACCGCCCCGACCATCGCGGGCAAGGGCATCGCCAACCCCGTCGCCACCATCCTCTCGCTGGCCATGCTCCTCGATTGGCTCGACCACCCCGAGACGAAACGCGCGGCCCGATTGATCGAGCAGGCGGTCGCCCGCGTCTGCGGCGACCCGGCCAACCGCACCGCCGACCTCGGCGGCAGCCTCGGCACACGCGCGATCACCGAAAAAATCATCGCCGCCCTCGAGTAG
- a CDS encoding DUF1592 domain-containing protein, which yields MSARLSLVHALTFITGLAGTTTGPSLAEFVDQHCLDCHYSGRSSGDLSLEDVDFSRPAERPEIWERVLRKLEHRQMPPVGEPRPDENDYRAITARLTGELDRAAAAHPRPGRTDSLRRLNRMEYQNAVRDLLGVEIDAASLLPQDEPAHGFDNVMVGNLSPTLMDRYVTAAQKVARQAVGASAHQPGGDTFRVPAEVTQDQQLEGLPPGTRGGLRIPYQFPQDGEYEINVRLVRDRNEHVEALREPVEIEFLLDRARVARFTVNPPREDKNWEEVDRHLTHRLQVAAGPREVAVTFPHRPAALKETIREPYVSRFNIFRHPRAAPAVYQVTITGPFAARGPGDTPGRRRLLAPLANVSEDASPEAKARAVLAPLLRLAYRRPVTENDFRGPMRLFREGLADGDFDLGVERAVGAVLVSPQFLFRIERDPPDLAPGTVYAITDLELASRLAFFLWSSLPDDELLGQAERGALRDPGVLEGQVRRMLADPRAENLATNFAAQWLHLRALDAARPDERRFIDFDDNLRQAMRRETELFLLSLLREDRPVSELLTADYTFLNERLARHYGIPHVIGNRFRRISFAGDPKRQRGGLLRQGSLLTVTSYATRTSPVIRGKWVLDNLLGTPPPPPPPDVPSLDENIVSESLPIRQRLAAHREQKVCASCHNVIDPIGFALEEFDAVGRYRTLEDFHPVDASGGLPDGSRFDGVAGLEAALLARPDLLAGTFAEKLFVFALGREAGEHDAPHIREVVRRSAANDYRLTSLILALVQSAPFQLRTTP from the coding sequence ATGTCCGCGCGCCTGAGCCTCGTCCATGCGCTGACCTTCATCACGGGGTTGGCGGGAACAACCACGGGGCCCAGCTTGGCCGAATTCGTGGACCAGCACTGCCTCGACTGCCATTACTCCGGCCGGAGCAGCGGCGATCTTTCCTTGGAGGATGTGGACTTCAGCCGGCCGGCTGAAAGACCCGAGATATGGGAGCGGGTTCTGCGCAAATTGGAGCACCGCCAGATGCCGCCCGTCGGCGAGCCGCGGCCTGACGAGAACGATTACCGTGCGATCACGGCCCGGCTCACCGGAGAACTGGATCGCGCGGCGGCCGCGCATCCCCGTCCAGGGCGCACCGATTCCCTTCGCCGGCTCAATCGCATGGAATATCAGAATGCCGTGCGCGATCTGCTGGGCGTCGAAATCGACGCAGCCTCACTGTTGCCGCAGGATGAGCCGGCGCACGGATTTGACAATGTCATGGTCGGTAATCTCTCGCCGACGCTAATGGATCGCTATGTCACCGCAGCGCAAAAGGTCGCTCGACAGGCTGTTGGGGCGTCCGCGCATCAGCCCGGTGGAGACACTTTTCGGGTGCCGGCCGAGGTGACACAGGACCAGCAGCTCGAAGGGCTTCCGCCCGGAACGCGCGGCGGTCTGCGCATCCCGTATCAGTTTCCGCAGGACGGCGAATACGAGATCAACGTGCGCCTCGTCCGTGACCGCAACGAACATGTGGAGGCACTGCGGGAACCGGTGGAAATCGAGTTTTTGCTGGATCGGGCGCGGGTGGCGCGCTTCACCGTGAATCCACCCCGGGAGGACAAGAACTGGGAGGAAGTGGACCGGCACCTCACGCATCGCCTCCAAGTGGCCGCTGGGCCTCGGGAGGTGGCGGTGACATTTCCGCACCGTCCCGCCGCCCTGAAGGAGACGATCCGCGAGCCCTATGTTTCCCGGTTCAACATCTTCCGTCATCCTCGCGCTGCGCCGGCGGTCTACCAGGTAACGATCACCGGGCCATTTGCCGCCCGGGGACCGGGAGACACACCGGGCCGGCGCCGCCTGCTGGCGCCGCTGGCGAACGTGTCGGAGGATGCGAGCCCGGAGGCCAAGGCGAGGGCGGTGCTGGCGCCGTTGCTGAGACTGGCCTATCGCCGGCCTGTGACAGAGAACGATTTCCGCGGCCCGATGCGTCTTTTCAGGGAGGGACTGGCCGATGGGGATTTCGATCTGGGGGTGGAGCGCGCCGTCGGAGCCGTGTTGGTGAGCCCGCAGTTCCTATTCCGCATCGAACGCGATCCTCCGGATCTCGCGCCGGGAACAGTCTATGCGATCACGGATTTGGAACTGGCCTCGCGCCTGGCCTTTTTTCTGTGGAGCAGCCTGCCGGACGACGAACTGCTCGGCCAGGCCGAGCGCGGCGCATTGCGTGATCCCGGCGTGCTGGAAGGCCAGGTCCGGCGTATGCTGGCCGACCCGCGGGCGGAGAATCTCGCCACCAATTTTGCAGCGCAGTGGCTGCATCTCCGGGCCCTTGATGCCGCCCGCCCTGATGAGCGCCGGTTCATCGATTTCGATGACAACCTGCGTCAGGCCATGCGTCGGGAAACCGAACTCTTCCTGCTAAGTCTGCTGCGGGAGGATCGTCCAGTGTCCGAGTTGCTGACTGCGGACTACACCTTCCTCAATGAACGGCTGGCCCGCCATTATGGAATTCCCCATGTTATCGGCAACCGCTTCCGACGGATCTCCTTTGCGGGCGATCCCAAACGGCAGCGCGGCGGGTTGCTGCGCCAGGGCAGCCTGCTCACGGTGACTTCCTACGCGACACGCACTTCGCCTGTGATCCGGGGCAAATGGGTGCTGGACAATCTGCTTGGCACGCCGCCGCCGCCGCCGCCGCCCGACGTGCCCTCGCTGGATGAAAACATCGTCTCGGAATCGCTACCGATCCGGCAACGCTTGGCCGCGCATCGCGAGCAAAAGGTCTGTGCGAGCTGCCACAATGTGATCGACCCCATCGGCTTCGCCCTCGAGGAGTTCGATGCGGTCGGCCGGTATCGCACACTTGAGGATTTTCATCCGGTTGACGCCTCAGGTGGGCTGCCCGACGGCAGCAGGTTTGACGGTGTCGCCGGGTTGGAGGCGGCGCTCCTGGCGCGGCCGGACCTGCTGGCCGGCACGTTCGCCGAGAAGCTGTTCGTCTTTGCACTGGGCCGGGAAGCAGGGGAGCACGATGCACCCCATATCCGGGAGGTCGTCCGCCGCTCCGCCGCCAATGATTATCGCCTGACGAGTCTGATCCTGGCACTCGTGCAGAGTGCCCCCTTTCAACTGAGGACCACCCCATGA